Genomic DNA from Peromyscus eremicus unplaced genomic scaffold, PerEre_H2_v1 PerEre#2#unplaced_269, whole genome shotgun sequence:
TTCAGAGCGCTGATACAAGCCATGCTTGAGAAGTGTGACCGGTTCCTCTGGTCACAGCAGGCCTAGTGGGAGATCTGTCGGGACATGGTATCATTTTGACCAAGTGGAATCCTGCTCTGGAACCTTCAGAGGACTTTGCCACAGAAGGAAAAGGGATACCCCAAACCATGCCAGGAACAGAACCTGccatgctgctgcagctgctcctgccaccatctcCACCTTGGCACTTGGCTCTTGTGGCTCTATGACCTCAGTTTGTCAACCAAAGTCGTCTCTTGGGAGAATTTGGTCATGGTTCCGTGGCCCGAGCATGGGACTGCTCACTGCCATGTGGTGTTCAGTGCGTACACAGTGGTGTTTGTGATTTTAGTGCATCAGGGAATCGTTTTCTACTGTGGCAGATCTTTTGGGGGTAGACGCTTTGCTCCATGAGGACAGATAATATTGTGAACTGGAGTTCAGTACTATTTACACTTGTCTGAGGCCATCTAGAAATTACCGAGTTAAGACTTAGAACAATGACATTGTTTAAAGAGTAtgcacttttttttccctttctttttttggaaacagggtcttactttgtaactctagctagcctggaacatgCTAGAACaagtcgaccaggctggcctagaccttagagatctgccttcctttctctgccttctaaatgttgggattaaaggtgtgtgccactcccccccccacacttttaaaaattatttttaaagagctaTGGTAAGAGAAAGTCAAGCACTAATGTCAGTTATAACAAATGATGGTGTTATTTAAGCCATGTTACTAGATTGTCATTTGTGAGCCATTATGTTGTATTGGTAATAAATGATGCAGGTTTTGTTTGAGCAGAACGTGGACATGAGATTGATTTCTGAGCAGTTTGCAGGAACATCTTGGGTAAATCTAGTGTGGAATGGTGTTAGACATACTGAATAAGTGACCTCTTTCTTTCCCCCCATTTACACCAAGCCAGAGAAGCACACATTCTGTCGTACCTACCCATGACGTGGATATGATCTGCCCTGGTAGACTGAAGTGGTTGTCAGGGAAACAAGGCAGCACCTGGGTTTGGGGTGTGTTGGCTGACGCTAAATGTGAGACTGCATTGAGGTAATGGGAGAGAGCTCTCCCTTCACTTTCTGCCTTGGTCACTACACAGTGGCTGAAATATAGCCCAGAGCATGTCTCAAGGCAAGCAGATGCCAAGAACTGGCATGGCTACCATCATGTCCTCGTCTTCCTGTCTAGGGCAAGTTACCACAATCGTTATTTCCCAACAAGTATTCCTGGCCCACGTCACGTGAATTTATTTTCcaaggcaaagaaaataaaatcctcttcagccaaacaTTGACATTAGAACAGTCTGAGCGTGAGGCAGTGTTTTCACATCTGTTGTTTGCTGAAAAGTTCAGGACACACTGGATTTGTGGTTGTCTCGCTTTCATTTTTGTGTCTGGATCTGACTACTGACCGCTACAGAATGACAGAGCAGACAAGAGCTTGTCCTGGGAGGGTGGCCGCTCAGCCTGGGTGTATCTCCCCACTAATGATCTTGGTGAGGTACTTTGTCTCTTTTAAGTTTTGATTGTGTGGATTAAACGATAGAGAGCTTTACCATGGGATCTGGCACCTAGGAACTGAGTGTAgagccacctgcccaggaataAGAACTGACACTCCATGTAGAACAGGTAAATGggtcactgagatctgcctgcctctgcctcccaagtgctgggattaaaggtatatactaTCACTGCCCAGCTATGTCATAGTATTTTCAACCCTCCCGTTGAGTAACATTTCAAAGTAAACTGTCCTATTTCGTGGGTATGTGTGACCTTGTGGATATGCTTTGGGAATGCCTTGGGACTCAATCGGCCCTTATGCCCCAGGAAGCCCCATGTGCACTCACAGTAACAGAATCTGCTGCTTGGGAGAGCTCCTGCCCGTGACTTAGTGCTCTGTTTCCTCAATcttgtaattctaaatggtttcTGTAGTAGGGCACCCGCATTTCTGGTTTTCATGGTACTCACAAATGAGGTGATCCTTAATGTCACAACAGATCTGGTGCAGATCCTGAGGTTTTGTACTTCTGGCAAGATTCAACGCGACTGATGTTTCTGGCCTTCAGATCATAATTTGAGGTGCAAGACTGCAGTGTGGTAAAACAGCTTGGAAGGAATGTGAAATGCAGAGCTGAAGCCCATGGTGGCCGAGATATGGGCCCTAAACTGCTAAGTGTGAGGTGCATCTGTAGGTTCCATAAGCTTCAGTATTTGGAGTTATTGTTGTCACAGCAATTTAGCCTTACCTCAGTGAAAGATGTGAGCTAGAGGAAGCCGCCTATGAGGTGTGCAGTGGAAACAGCTCCAGGCAGAGTCAGCCTCCCTTCTCCTGCAAGGCCAGAGGGTACTCATGGAATAGTGTTTCAGTTCTATGGTTTTAGAGACTGAGTTTGAACCATAGGAAAAAGGTCTCTTAGACCTCACAGTGCAAGGGTTGTACTTTGAGTCAGGAATAAGGGGTGGAGATCCCAGTGTATCCATTGCCAGGACTCCAGGGGCTCCTTTTCCCAAAGACAAAATGAGGTGGTAGCTAAAGGGTATAAGGCCTGGGAGCCAAGAAGAGGGATGACAGCACtgtcttaattagagtttctactgctgtgaacagacaccaatAACTTGACAActattacaaaggaaaacatttaattagggctaacttacagtttcagaggttcagtccattatcgtcatggtggagagcatggcagtgcacaggcagacatggtgctggagaaggagctgagagtcctgcatcttgatctgcaggtagcaggaaAAGCACtgtgtgtaagtaaattgtttgcaGCTCTGTGGGTTTTGTCCTGGGTTTCAGCACCAACAattaagtaaattggttgcaacaagTCTGGGTTTGGTCTCGGATTTTGGCACCAAaacgtgagttttgcaactctgggaaaggtgtcctgactacctgggagtcaggcaacaccttgagatGCTTAGgatagctctgatggctgaactgcaaggagacagttcagccctggagggcgaggtatcccggacacctcgagttgctcagaacagcagctctgccctgaaggtgtcctgttTAGCACAGCTGTGACAGCTGGAACTGCTAAGACACAGTTCATCCctgaagggaagtttttctgacttcttgggaaagtcaggcctggaactgcttcagtagagaagggtatcctgactgttcaggaaagtcagactgtacctggtgtgatggggatgGTCTCctcgcaggatatagcaatcctgctcctctcctggagagctgcttgctacagctgagctttgctccacacccacttaagggggcttcccagcagagctctgcttctctggcctaagaaattgcagaaatgtagcaatcccCTCAGGctcaggagaaaagtgttacttttcagctctctcttgctctgtccactgagggacgtctcagcaaagatctgttcagctcccccttgctcaatccactatgggatgtcccagcaaggttcttctgtgcgTCAGTGAATGaagattttgagaaagagatttatttggaaaggaggaatccaggagagtagctgctttTTTCTCACTGACCGGGCAGTCAGCTGGGGTTCTAACAGCCTTCCTGGGAAGTTGCCCCCAACAGGGCACTgccagggaggggcagggagaacCAGCCATGGAAAGAAAGGTAAGATACATACTTCTGAATCCCTTGGCAATCTAGCTGGGCTGCCACTGAACCTGTGGGAAGCAGACTTGGATTTTGTTAGTCCTAAAACTCTCTGAGGTGAGGGGTACCGGGGGTCCCAGAAACACCAGCTGGAAAGAAGCCAAGTGTACAGAAGCAGGGATCTTATTTCGGACTTGCCTTggcagcgccctcttctggcagagaAGACAAATCACAGGAGGGCACGGGGGCTCAAAGTGGAATTGAGTACTCTTCAGGGGAGGAGATTGATGAAGTTCTATTTTCAGAGGAAAGACAACTGAAAAGAATAaatgagctgggcatagtggcacaagcctttagtctcagcacttgagaggcagaagcggcagatctctgtaaatttgaggacagcctggtttacatagtgagttccaggacagtcaggactgcatAGTGACACCCTGTTAGAGAAAAACCAAAcactgaaagaataaaggaaatgtgaACATAGATTAGAGTAGTTCCCAGCAGAACATCTCCAGTTCCTGTGAGGAGGTTCAAACAGAGGTGAGGGAGAGGGGATAAGCTCTGTCTCGGAGTCAGGACAAAAGGAGTTGGGGGCAGTATAATTGAGATTGGGGAGACAGTGGTGGCAGGGTGGCTCTGTGACCATGCTCAAAGCACTGGCCTTGAGGGTAGTGTGGCCATGGACTTGACTCCAGGAGAGTGTAGTACTGAGGGGGCAGGTCCGTGGTCAGATTCCTACAGCAGAGTGAGGCCCCAAGTCGGGTTCTAGATTTTCATGAAATgcaagaaaagagaacaaaagatcagagaaaggaCGAGCTGTGAGGCTGAATAAAGTAAGCCTTCCAAGGCTTTATAAATATGAGAGACATTAAAGTCTGCACCGTGCGGGAgagggtggttcagtgggtagcaCTTGTCTGAGAagcatgaggactagagtttgcattcccagggcccacataaaagctgggcaggtgTGGTAGCTGCCTCTAACCCCAGTGCCCAGGGAGCAAGGACAGAGAGCCAGCAGGAGCAGGCAAGCTGCAGCTTCAGAGAGAACTGCCTCAGTAAACAGAAGTGAGAGcgactgaggaagatacccatGCTGGTTAGTTGTTGTCAACGGTACACAAACTAGAGCCAGGAAACAGTGCTCCActgtggtctctgtttcagtgaCGGCCTCTAGGTTCTCGCCTCAGTTTCCTTTGGTGACAGACTGTAACCTATAAGCCTGGTAAACCCCTTCCCCCACAACTGGTTaaagtatttatcacagcaacagagaaacaaagtaggacaacagccaacatcaaccaaGAGTTTTCTGTACCTCCACACACTTGCAagcatgaacatacacatgttatagggtcactattgctgtgatgaaacatcatgaccaaatgtaagttggggaggaaagggtttatttgacctaCACTTataatcatagtccatcattgaaggaagtcaggacaggaactcaaacaagacgGGGACCTGgatgcaggagatgatgcagaggccatggaggggtgcttcttacgggcttgctcatcatggcttgctcagcctgcttccttatagaacccagcaccACCAGCTGATGGATGGCATCATCtgcatgggctggaccctctcctataaaccactaattaagaaaataccctacagctagatatttttaatttgtgtgggtTCTTTTGgtctgtgtatatataaatttgtttttacaatcaaatcaaagtttcccctttctcccctcttcccagttcctacACCCCCTCCCCCGCATCCACTCCCCCACTGTTTCTCATCAGATACAGGCAGGCATCCCTAGATATCAGTAAGCCAtgatatatcaagttgcagcgagattaggcacctcctcttctattatgGCTGGATTCCAAAGCAGGCAACACagtcagagacagaccctgctctcactgttaggagtttcacatgaagaccaagttacacaacctcCAGCAGGATcttttggagacattttctccattgagatttcctcctctctgatgactctagcttgtgtcaaattgacatcaaaccagccagcacagtacTCTCCCACACACCATActcatataaaacatttttaaacagcctggtgtggtggcacatgcttgtaatcccagaacttgggagcctgaggcaggaggatctcttgtgttcaagactagcttgagtaacagtgtgagaccctgtctcaacaaccacCACTTCTTAGCATGTGACAAGTAGAACATGTGGACAGAGAAGTCTGTTCACTAATTTGGAAAGGCCAGGTCATCGATTTCTTAGAGGATCAATACAAGAAAAGCATTCAGAATTCCTATCTAAGGAGGAAAGTGCCCAGACTCCTGAGGAGTGTGTAGGTTGTACAGCCAGAATAGGCTTAGAAGGACAgtggtttttttccccagaaCAGGGATGTCAAAGGCCACACAAACAGGCTGCATCTTGGTGTTGATGCTGTGTCTGTATCCCCAGAGACAGTTTTCCCTGTGATATTCCTCTGGACTCAGTGTAAGTCAAGCAgaggtgtgctggctggttttgtgtcacaCAAGAGGGTCattggagaagagggagcctcaattaaaaatgtgtctataagatctggctgtaggcattttcttagtgattgatgatggagggcccagccattgtgggtggtgccatccctgggatggtggtcctgagttctatgagGAAGccagctgaacaagccatgaggtgcaaaccagtaagcagcacctctccatgacctctgcatcagctcctgacacAAGGTTCcggctctgtttgagttcctgacctcacttctttcagtgatgtggaagtgtaagccaaacaaactgttccttctctaagttgctttggccatagtATTTTCTCACAGAAATAGTGACCTAAGACGAGAGGAAACTACTTGGGAATATTTCTTAGGATGGAGAAGTTGTGCAATACTGGATTTGTCTCGGTGCTGCTGAGGAGTGAGCAAGATCAGGTGATAGCTGCAGGGCAAGCCCTCCTATGGTTGTGCACCTGGTCCCCAGAGACAGGGAGCACAAGGCTGTGGTATGAGAACAGGTGACTGGACGTGGTTGACAGGGAGTAAGGGCCTGGACATCGAAAGGCCTGAAAATAACAACATACCCATAGCACAGGAGCCCAGAGAAGGGATCATGCCAGATTCTGTGAGAGTGGTGTCTGCCCTGTGTGAACCCAGAAATGTCCTTCAATGACAGATACTCAGGCTCAGCTCCACTTCCATGTTAGTGTTTATTACCCTCTTTTCAAGCAGTAGTTACTACTCCAAGAATAACACAGTTTTGAAACTTTTGGTCCATATTCATGTGAGATAACTATTGTGTGTTCCCAAGCAACTCCAGTGTTCATGAGAAAGAAGAACCCCAGTCCCTGTCCTCAGGGCCCACATCACAGCCTCCTGGGGCAATAAAGAGGATGCTCAGTATTTGTCAGGCAGTCCTTTAGGTCTGTAGTGATTGGGGTCATTGCCACTGCGGCCCCATCTGTTTGCTTCCTGGTCAGCCATAGAGTCCTCGTGTCCACGGCCTATGAAACTCTGAAAGCCTTCTCTTGCATCACTaggagaagcagagatggaaGAGATCCATCACCAAGATGCATGGCCACAGTCCAATGTCTGAGTTTTCCCCCTTTGCATGGTATGGATTTAGGAGGAACCCAGGAAGGGCCAGGCAGGAGGTCAGCCCAGACTGATCACCCCACACTAGTTGAACACCAGAAACACTGGTGATGATGAGAGTCATTCCCTGTCTACATTTGGGAGCAGGCTCACATAACATGGCTGTGTGCTGACTGCCCAAACCCAGGGCCTACACTGGGCATAGATGGAGCCAGTACCTGGATAAACAAGAGTAGGAGGGATCTGAGATTAGCATGACCCTCTCCAGAGCTAATCTTCTACTACTTCCCCCAGAAGTGTCAAGCCCTGCTACCCAGGTCCAGTCTTCCAATCAATCTATGTTTACCTGATGACTTCAGCAGCCCAGACTCCTCCAGGACCCCTTTGGGCTGCATCATAGTTCCCTCTAGCATGGAAATATTTGTCTGAGTTTTTCCAGTTGGCTTCCTTCATGTCAGAGTAGGCTCGCCACATATCCCCAGCCCCTAGATGGGAAAGACAGCAGGAACATGAACCTTAAAGCTCTGCCCATGCCTTAGAGAGGATGAAAAGAACTCATGGCTTGAGCCTGTGGTCAGAGCAGCTGAAAGCGTGAATGGAAGATCATCTCCTGATCCTCACTGTCCTCTCT
This window encodes:
- the LOC131901740 gene encoding serum amyloid A-5 protein-like translates to MKLLTGLIFCSLVLGVSSQSWVSFLSEAYHGAGDMWRAYSDMKEANWKNSDKYFHARGNYDAAQRGPGGVWAAEVISDAREGFQSFIGRGHEDSMADQEANRWGRSGNDPNHYRPKGLPDKY